The DNA segment GGCTGGATGATTGCGCCTTCCGATTCAATGCGATTGCCCCGGACCTGCCGGCCTTACGTGCTTGCCCCTTGCAAGGGCGGCAAGTACGCTGGCCGCCAAGCATCAGCCCGGCACGAACCGGGCGCAGGAACAGGGGTTCCATGGAGATCGGGGCAGCGCTCGGGTTCTTTCTGCAGAACCTGATAAACGGCGTCACGCTGGGCGCCATCTACGGGCTGATCGCCATCGGCTATACGATGGTGTACGGCATCATTCGCATGATCAATTTCGCCCATGGCGAAATCTACATGATCGGCGCCTTCGTGGCGGTCCTGGCCTTCAGCGTGCTGGCGGCGGCGGGGATCACGGCGGCGCCGTTAGCTCTGATCATCGTGCTGGGCATCTCCATCGCCTTCACGGCCGCCTATGGCTGGACAGTGGAGCGGGTGGCGTACAGGCCCCTGCGCGGATCGGGCCGGCTGGCCCCGCTGATCAGCGCCATCGGGATGAGCATCTTCCTGCAGAATTACGTCATGTTGACCCAGGGCGCTCGTCCCAAAGCGCTGCAGCCCGTCATCACCGGCGGCATCGACCTCTGGCAGGGTCCCAACTTCACCCTGACGCTGAGCTACAGCCAGCTCTTCATCGTTGCGGTGACGGTGGCGCTGATGGCGGCCTTCACCGTACTGATCGCCCGAACCCCCCTGGGCCGGGCGCAGCGCGCCTGCGAACAGGACCGCACCATGGCGGCCCTGCTGGGCATCAATGTGGACCGCACCATCAGCCTGACCTTCGTCATGGGCGCCTCCCTGGCCGCAGTCGCCGGCGTGATGGTCACCATGTATTACGGGGTGATCGACTTCTTCATCGGCTTCCTGGCCGGGCTGAAGGCCTTCACCGCCGCAGTGCTGGGCGGGATCGGGTCTCTGCCGGGAGCCATGCTGGGCGGGCTGCTGATCGGGCTGATCGAGGCGTTCTTCACCAGCTATGTCAGCGGCGCGTACAAGGATGTGGCGGCGTTTTCGGTGCTGATCCTGGTGCTGGTGCTGCGCCCCTCCGGCCTGCTGGGCCGGCCCGACATCGAGAAGGTGTAAGAGCATGGCCGCGATGTCGCTCGACCTGCCGCGCCGCCTGCGGGATGCGGGACTGGCGGCGCTGATGGCGCTGTTCCTGGCGGTGCCCTTCATCGGCCTCCGCACCGTGGCTGACGGTTCGGGGCTCAGCGTCGTCACCCGCTGGGACGGGGTGGTTGCCGCCGTGGCAGTGGTGTTCCTGGGCCGTCTGCTTCTGGGCTTCGCCAGCGATGCCCTGGCCGGGTGGCGGGCGCGGCGGCCTGCACGGGCCAGGGCCCCGGCGTCCGCGGATGCCGCTGGCCGGGCCGCACGGATCTTCGGCATCGTCGCCATCCTGTTCGCCCTGGCCCTGCCCTTCATGCCCTTCAGCAGCACCAATGTCATGAACTGGGGGCTGCTGGTGCTGACCTATATCCTGCTGGCGACGGGTCTGAACGTCACGGTGGGGCTGGCCGGGCTGCTGGATCTGGGCTTTGTGGCCTTCTACGCCATCGGCGCCTATGCCTGCGGCATCCTGGCCCCGATCCTGGGGCTGGGATTCCTGCCAATGATGGTGATCAGCGGGCTTGTGGCGGCCGCGTTCGCGGTCGTGCTGTCACTGCCGATCCTGCGGCTGCGGGGCGACTACCTTGCCATCGTGACACTGGGCTTCGGCGAGATCACCCGCATCGTCATCACCAACTGGCAGAGCCTGACCGGCGGCCCCAACGGGCTGCGCATCCCGGTGAACCCCTCCCTGCCCGGCCTGTCCTTCGAGCGGCGGTCGCCGGATGGGATGCTGAACTTTTATGAGCTGACCGGGCTGCGCTACAGCGGTGAGCTGAAGCTGACGGCCTACTACTACATCTTCCTGGCAATCGTGCTGCTGGCCATCTGGGCCGTCTGGAAGCTGCGCCGCCTGCCCATTGGTCGGAGCTGGGAGGCGCTGCGGGAGGATGAGATCGCCTGCCGGTCGCTGGGCATCAATCCCACCGCCAGCAAGGTGTCGGCCTATGCGACGGGCGCGATGCTGGGCGGACTGGCCGGGTGCTTCTTCGCCGCGCGCCAGGGCTTCGTCAGCCCGGAAAGCTTCACCTTCATCGAATCCGCCTTGATCCTGGCCATCGTGGTGCTGGGCGGAATGGGCAGCCAGATCGGCGTCGTCATCGCCGCCAGCTTCATCGTCCTGCTGCCGGAAATGGCGCGCGAGTTCGCGGATTACCGGATGCTGGTATTCGGGGCGGCCATGATCCTGATCATGGTCTGGCGGCCGGGCGGGCTTCTGTCCACCCGTGAACCGGCGCTGCGCCTGTCCGACAAACGACAACCGCCCCCCGGCGCCTCCCCCTCCCTCAGCACGGGAGCCACGCCATGACAGCGCCCTTGCTGGAGGTCACGGACCTGACCATGCGGTTCGGCGGGCTGGTGGCGGTGGATTCCCTGTCCCTGACCGCCGCCACCGGCGATATCACCGCGGTGATCGGTCCCAACGGGGCAGGTAAGACCACCGTGTTCAACTGCCTGACCGGGTTTTACCAGCCCACATCCGGCCGGCTGCTGCTGCGCCACCCGGAGCGGGGCGAGGTCGAATTGCAGAAGCTGTCGGGTTTCCAGGTGGCGCGCTACGGGGTGGTGCGGACCTTCCAGAACATCCGCCTCTTCCCGCGCATGACCGTGCTGGAGAACCTGCTGGTGGCCCAACATGTGGAGTTGATGCGCAAATCCGGCTTCTCCATTGCCGGGCTGCTGGGACTGAAGGGCTGGCGCGATGCGGAAGCCAAGGCCCTGGATCGCGCCCGCTTCTGGCTGGACCGGCTGGACCTGCTGGCCGTGGCGGATGAGGAGGCCGGCAATCTCTCCTACGGCATGCAGCGCCGGGTGGAGATCGCCCGCGCCATGAACACGAACCCCTTGCTGCTCTGCCTGGACGAGCCGGCCGCCGGCCTGAACCCGCGCGAGACGGCGGCATTGGGCGAGTTGCTCCAGTCCATCCGGGCGGAGTTCGGGATCGGCGTGCTGTTGATCGAGCATGATATGAGCCTGGTGATGGGCATCAGCGACCGCATCTTCGTGGTGGACCACGGCAAGAAGATCGCCGAGGGCACGCCCGCCGAAATCCGCACCGATGAGCGGGTCATCAAAGCCTATCTGGGCGAACCGGAGGAGGCTGAGCTGCCGCCCGTGGTCGCCCAGGACGTGGATGCCGGAGGGCCGGCAGCATGAGCATGCTGGAACTCACCGGCGTTCACACCAGCTACGGTCCAATCGAGGCGCTACGGGGCGTGGACGTCACGGTCGAGGCCGGAGAGATCGTGACCCTGATCGGGGCCAACGGCGCCGGCAAATCCACCCTGCTGATGACCATCTGCGGCAATCCAAAGCCGCACTCGGGAAGCGTGGTGTTCGAGGGCCGCGATCTGGTGGGTCTGGCCCCGCACGAGATCGCGCGCCTCGGCATCGCACAGGTGCCGGAGGGGCGTCGCATCTTCCCCCGCATGACGGTCTTCGAGAACCTCCAGCTTGGCGCGGTCCTTTCGAACCCGGAACATTTCGATGCGGATATCGGGCGCTGCTATGACCTGTTCCCGATCCTGAAGCAGCGCCGTGACCAGCGGGCCGGCACCCTGTCGGGCGGCGAGCAGCAGATGCTGGCCATCAGCCGCGCGCTGATGAGCCGGCCGCGCCTGCTTCTGCTGGACGAGCCGTCTCTGGGGCTGGCCCCGCTGATCATCCGCCGCATCTTCGATGTCGTGGCCGAGCTGAACCGGTCCCAGGGCATGACCATCCTGCTGGTGGAGCAGAACGCCTACCATGCGCTCAAGCTCGCACACCGGGCCTATGTGCTGGCACAGGGACAGGTGGTGATGCGGGGCAGCGGTGCGGAGCTGCTGGCCAATCCGGAGGTGCGGTCGGCCTACCTGGAGGGCGGGCATTAAGCCTGCCGCAGTGCCAAGTTGGCCGGTCACGCGCGAGCCTGGCGGACAGGCTTCGCACCTGTGCTTCCGCCGTCAGCTCCGCCAGAAGTTCGGGCTGAACAGCACCAGGACGGTGAACAGTTCGAGCCGGCCGAGCAGCATGGCCAGGGAGAGGACCCATTTGGCCTCATCCTCCAGCGGGGCGAAGGAGCCGGCGGGGCCGATGATGGAGCCGAGACCGGGACCAACATTGTTCAGCGCCGTCGCCACGCCGGAGATGGAGGTGACAAAGTCCAACCCCGTCAGCCCCATCAGCACCGACAGGATCAGCAGCAACCCGACGAAGACGAAGACGAAGCTCATTACCGAGATGATGACGTCGCTGTCCACGGGCTTGCCGTTATAGGTCAGCGCCAGGACCCGGCGCGGACTGAACAGCCGATTGATCTGGGTGCGCAGGGCCAGCCACAGAATCTCATACCGGAACATCTTCACGCTGCCGGTGGTGGACCCGGTGCAGCCGCCGATGAAGAACAGCAGGAAGAACAAGGTCACCGGCCCCGGCCCCCACAGCGTGTAATCGCCCAGCGCATAGCCGGTGGTGGTGGCGATGGATACGACATTGAAGGAGGCATGGCGCAAAGCCTGCTCCACTTCCAGTCCGGCCTCGACATGCAGATAGGCGGTCAGGGCCAGGCTGATGGTGACCAGCAGAATCAGGAAATGTCGGACCTGACTGTCCCGGAGCAGCGGCACGGCATCTCCCCGGACCAGGGTGATGTAGCGGACGAACGGCAGGCTGCCTGAGATCATGAAGACGATCAGAATCCAGTGCACTGCCGGTTCCTCCCAGTAGGCGGCGGAGGCGTCCTGGGTGGAGAAGCCGCCGGTCGCTACCGCCGTCATGGCATGGTTCACGGCGTCGAACACGCTCATGCCCGCAAATACCAGCAGCACCGCGCAGACTACGGTCAGGGAGAGATAAATCCAGCCGAATCCCAGCGCCAGATCGGTGGCGCGCGGCATTGCCTTGTCCGACTTGTCGGAGGATTCGGAGCGGAAGAGCTGCATTCCGCCGACCCGCAGGAAGGGCAGGATGACAATGCCCATCACCACGATTCCGATGCCGCCCAGCCATTGCAGCAACGACCGCCAGAGCAGCAGCCCCGGCGGCTGGTTGCCCAGCCCCGTCATCACCGTCCCGCCGGTGGTCGTCAGGCCCGACATGCTTTCGAAGAAGGCATCGGCAAAGCCCAGCCGCGCCTCGGAGAACATGAAGGGCAGCGAGCAGAACAGACAGACCGATACCCAGGCAGCGGTGGTCAGGACGAAGGTCTGCCGCAGGTTCAGGCTGATGTCCGCCTGTCGGTTCGTCAGCATCAGCAGCACGCCGAAGAACAGGGACAGCGCCGAGGACACGCCGAACACCTGCCAGTCGCTGTGGCCGATGGCGAGATCCACGGCCAGAGGCGCCAGCATGGCCACTGAAAGAACCAGCAGCAGGCAGCCGATAACGTAGAAGATCGGGCGGACGTCCAGGACGGCCATGGAACCCCGGAATGAAGTGAACGGAACCGGCATATCGGCAGATGCCGCTGGCAAGGGACAGTGCGCCACGGCGATGCCGGACGTAAAGACCCGGCATGCCTGCCAAGGCGGATGCCCCACCCCTCTCTTCCCCTACCCTCATAAGAGGTAGGAAGGCAAGCGTGGTGGCCTGTTCACGGTAAGGGGGCTTGCAACCGGCCCGCGGTAGGAAGGGCCGGCAGGTCCCGTAGTTCCGGGATTGAGCCCGAGCAGGTCTGCCATCCGGAAGCCTGCGGCCATGACAGGGCCGCAGGCTGGAAGCGGAAGGGCCGCGCCGGTTTTCCGGTGCGGCCCCTGTCCGTTATTCCATGCCGAGTGCGGCCATATACAGCTCCAGCAGGGCGTCGAGCTCCTGCCGGTCGTTCTTTTCCATCTTCCGGAGGCGGATGATCTGACGCATCACCTTGGTATCGAAACCGGTGCCCTTGGCCTCGGCGAAGATGTCCTTGATGTCGTCCTGGATACCCTTCTTCTCCTCCTCCAGACGCTCGATGCGCTCAATGAAGGAGCGCAGGCGCTCGCCGGCAATGCCGCCGACATCGGCGGTCGTCGGTGCCTCGGACATTCGTATTCCTCTTTCGGATGATCCCATGCAGGCCGGGGACCATATCCAGACGCGCCGCCCCGCGCAAGCTGAGTCCAAGCCTGCGCGGGAGACAAATGCGTGCCGTCAGTGCGCGCCCTGGCTGGACTTGGCGAAGGCCGCCTTCTGGGCGTCCGTGGCCTCGTTCTGGTGCTTGGTCTTCCACTCCTCGTACGGCATGCCGTAGACGATCTCGCGCGCCTCGTCGTAGCTCATCTCCAGCCCTTTCTCCTCCGCCGCGGCCCGGTACCATTTGGAAAGGCAGTTGCGGCAGAAGCCGGCCAGGTTCATCAGGTCGATGTTCTGCACATCCGACCGTTCGCGCAGATGTTGGACCAGCCGGCGGAAAGCGGCGGCCTCCAGCTCGGTGCGGGTCTTCTCGTCCATGTGGTCCTCCCAGGAATGACGGGCTTCAGCATATCGGCGGCCGCAGCGCGATGACAACGGGCGGCCCCCGGCTAATAGAGCCGCGTCTCACGCAGCTCCGGCCCCGCCAGGATGGGCTGGAACAGCCGGGCCAGTCGGCCGGCCCAGGCGGCAGCCTTCGCTTCCGTATCGATCAGGTCTTGCCGGATCTCCAGCATCACGGAGGGCAATCCGGCCGGCTCCGCATGGGTATTGATGGTGTAGCCCATAGCGCCGCGTGCGGTGTAGGGCTCATTGTCCCCGACCACCAGATCCCCCTCCGCCCTGAGCGCCGCCATCAGCGGCACGGCGATGCGCGGATCGCGGTTCCACAGAATGCCGATATGCCAGGGCCGGTCGAAACCCTCGGACAGCAGCCGTGGGGTGAAGCTGTGCACGCTGATGATGGCCGGCACCACGCCCCGCGCCCGGCATGTCGCCAGCCTCACCGCGATGCGGTCATGGTAGGGCTGGAACAGCGCCGCCAGCCGCTGCTGCCGGTCATGTTCGCTCAGGTTCGTGTTGCCGGGGATGACGGTATTATCGCTCACCGGCGGGATCAGCGTGGGATGGTCCAGCAGGCGGTTCACATCCACGACCAGCCGGGAATAACCGGACAACACGGCTGGTGCGTCCAGCAGACGGGCCAGTTCCCGCGTCACGTCCGCCGCCCCGATGTCCCAGCCGATGTGGCGCGCCAGCTCCGACTCGGGCAGGCCGAGATTGGCAAGGCGGCGCGGGACGCTGTTGGATGCGTGGTCGCAGACCAGCAGCGCGGGTGCGGCGCCGTCCGGATTCAGCTCCGTGACGGCGGGCGGATCGTCCGGGCCCAGCAGCGCGGGGACGGGCGGATTTTCGACGGTTCTGTCGGGGCTGTGCGGCATGAATCGGTTCTAGCGCACTCCGCCGCATCGCGGCAATCCGGCCCGCCGGATTGGCCGGCGTCAAATCCGCGCCACTCGTGTTGACCCATCCGGTTGCTTTCCCGCCCATGACCTGCATGATCGGGAGCGCTGCCGATTTGGTAACACAGCCATCATCAATTTCATGTAATTTCACTACATGACGGTACCGGCCTCGGTGCCCAAGAATGGGACCGAGCCCACCCGTCCCCCAGAGGAGGATGAGTTCCAGATGAAGCGCACCGCTACCGCCCTTCACCGTGAGCGACTGACCAAGATCGTCGCCACACTGGGACCCGCCTCCAGCAATCCGGAAATGATCCGCGCCCTGTTCCAGGCCGGCGCCGACGTGTTCCGGTTGAACTTCAGCCATGGCAAACAGGAGGAGCATGCCCAGCGCCTGGAGATGATCCGGGCGGTGGAGCAGGAGATGGGCCGACCGATCTGCGTCATGGCCGACCTGCAGGGGCCGAAGCTGCGCGTCGGCACCTTCCAGGAAGGCTCGGTCGCGCTGAAGCCCGGACAGAAGTTGCGGCTGGACCTTGATCGCACGCCAGGCGACGCCGCCCGCGTCTGCCTGCCCCATCCCGAAATCTTCGAGGCAATCGAGACCGGCACCGAACTGCTGATCGACGATGGTCGTGTGCGGCTGCGGGTCCTGTCCCATGGCGAGGGATATGCGGAAACGGAGGTCGTGGTCGGCAACAGGATTTCCGACCGCAAGGGCGTGAACGTGCCCAACGCGGTGCTGGGCATCTCCCCCCTGACCGAGAAGGACCGCAGCGACCTGAACTTCGCACTGGATATCGGGGTGGACTGGATCGCGTTGAGCTTCGTGCAGCGGCCGGAGGATGTGGCCGAGGCCAAGCGCCTGATCGCCGGCCGCGCCGCCCTGCTGTCCAAGATGGAGAAGCCGGCCGCCATCCAGCACCTGGAAGAGATCGTGGAGCTGTCGGACGGCGTCATGGTGGCCCGCGGCGATCTGGGCGTGGAGATGCCGCCGGAGGACGTTCCCAGCATTCAGAAGCGGATCGTGCGGGAGGCGCGCATGGCGGGCAAGCCGGTGATCGTCGCCACCCAGATGCTGGAAAGCATGATCAGCGCGCCGACCCCGACCCGGGCGGAGGCATCCGACGTGGCCACCGCGGTCTATGACGGCACCGACGCCGTGATGCTGAGCGCCGAAACCGCCGCGGGCCAGTACCCTGTCGAAGCCGTCGCCATGATGGACCGTATCGCCAAGCGGGTGGAGCGGGACCCGCTCTACAAATCCATCGTGGATGCCAGCCACCCGGACCTGGAGAGCACCACCGCCGACGCCATCACCGCGGCGGCCCGGCAGGTGGCGCAGACCATCAAGGCCGCCTGCATCGCCACATACACCACCAGCGGCTCCACCACCCTGCGCGCCGCCCGCG comes from the Indioceanicola profundi genome and includes:
- a CDS encoding ABC transporter permease subunit, yielding MEIGAALGFFLQNLINGVTLGAIYGLIAIGYTMVYGIIRMINFAHGEIYMIGAFVAVLAFSVLAAAGITAAPLALIIVLGISIAFTAAYGWTVERVAYRPLRGSGRLAPLISAIGMSIFLQNYVMLTQGARPKALQPVITGGIDLWQGPNFTLTLSYSQLFIVAVTVALMAAFTVLIARTPLGRAQRACEQDRTMAALLGINVDRTISLTFVMGASLAAVAGVMVTMYYGVIDFFIGFLAGLKAFTAAVLGGIGSLPGAMLGGLLIGLIEAFFTSYVSGAYKDVAAFSVLILVLVLRPSGLLGRPDIEKV
- a CDS encoding DUF1244 domain-containing protein; the protein is MDEKTRTELEAAAFRRLVQHLRERSDVQNIDLMNLAGFCRNCLSKWYRAAAEEKGLEMSYDEAREIVYGMPYEEWKTKHQNEATDAQKAAFAKSSQGAH
- the pyk gene encoding pyruvate kinase, translating into MKRTATALHRERLTKIVATLGPASSNPEMIRALFQAGADVFRLNFSHGKQEEHAQRLEMIRAVEQEMGRPICVMADLQGPKLRVGTFQEGSVALKPGQKLRLDLDRTPGDAARVCLPHPEIFEAIETGTELLIDDGRVRLRVLSHGEGYAETEVVVGNRISDRKGVNVPNAVLGISPLTEKDRSDLNFALDIGVDWIALSFVQRPEDVAEAKRLIAGRAALLSKMEKPAAIQHLEEIVELSDGVMVARGDLGVEMPPEDVPSIQKRIVREARMAGKPVIVATQMLESMISAPTPTRAEASDVATAVYDGTDAVMLSAETAAGQYPVEAVAMMDRIAKRVERDPLYKSIVDASHPDLESTTADAITAAARQVAQTIKAACIATYTTSGSTTLRAARERPDVPIIGLTSRIETARRLCMSFGVHAVQTSDIHSFPEMVQKAQRLAADDGLAVAGQRIVITAGVPFGTPGNTNVLRIAWVEG
- a CDS encoding N-formylglutamate amidohydrolase: MPHSPDRTVENPPVPALLGPDDPPAVTELNPDGAAPALLVCDHASNSVPRRLANLGLPESELARHIGWDIGAADVTRELARLLDAPAVLSGYSRLVVDVNRLLDHPTLIPPVSDNTVIPGNTNLSEHDRQQRLAALFQPYHDRIAVRLATCRARGVVPAIISVHSFTPRLLSEGFDRPWHIGILWNRDPRIAVPLMAALRAEGDLVVGDNEPYTARGAMGYTINTHAEPAGLPSVMLEIRQDLIDTEAKAAAWAGRLARLFQPILAGPELRETRLY
- the livG gene encoding high-affinity branched-chain amino acid ABC transporter ATP-binding protein LivG, whose translation is MTAPLLEVTDLTMRFGGLVAVDSLSLTAATGDITAVIGPNGAGKTTVFNCLTGFYQPTSGRLLLRHPERGEVELQKLSGFQVARYGVVRTFQNIRLFPRMTVLENLLVAQHVELMRKSGFSIAGLLGLKGWRDAEAKALDRARFWLDRLDLLAVADEEAGNLSYGMQRRVEIARAMNTNPLLLCLDEPAAGLNPRETAALGELLQSIRAEFGIGVLLIEHDMSLVMGISDRIFVVDHGKKIAEGTPAEIRTDERVIKAYLGEPEEAELPPVVAQDVDAGGPAA
- a CDS encoding TrkH family potassium uptake protein gives rise to the protein MAVLDVRPIFYVIGCLLLVLSVAMLAPLAVDLAIGHSDWQVFGVSSALSLFFGVLLMLTNRQADISLNLRQTFVLTTAAWVSVCLFCSLPFMFSEARLGFADAFFESMSGLTTTGGTVMTGLGNQPPGLLLWRSLLQWLGGIGIVVMGIVILPFLRVGGMQLFRSESSDKSDKAMPRATDLALGFGWIYLSLTVVCAVLLVFAGMSVFDAVNHAMTAVATGGFSTQDASAAYWEEPAVHWILIVFMISGSLPFVRYITLVRGDAVPLLRDSQVRHFLILLVTISLALTAYLHVEAGLEVEQALRHASFNVVSIATTTGYALGDYTLWGPGPVTLFFLLFFIGGCTGSTTGSVKMFRYEILWLALRTQINRLFSPRRVLALTYNGKPVDSDVIISVMSFVFVFVGLLLILSVLMGLTGLDFVTSISGVATALNNVGPGLGSIIGPAGSFAPLEDEAKWVLSLAMLLGRLELFTVLVLFSPNFWRS
- a CDS encoding DUF2312 domain-containing protein, with amino-acid sequence MSEAPTTADVGGIAGERLRSFIERIERLEEEKKGIQDDIKDIFAEAKGTGFDTKVMRQIIRLRKMEKNDRQELDALLELYMAALGME
- a CDS encoding ABC transporter ATP-binding protein, giving the protein MLELTGVHTSYGPIEALRGVDVTVEAGEIVTLIGANGAGKSTLLMTICGNPKPHSGSVVFEGRDLVGLAPHEIARLGIAQVPEGRRIFPRMTVFENLQLGAVLSNPEHFDADIGRCYDLFPILKQRRDQRAGTLSGGEQQMLAISRALMSRPRLLLLDEPSLGLAPLIIRRIFDVVAELNRSQGMTILLVEQNAYHALKLAHRAYVLAQGQVVMRGSGAELLANPEVRSAYLEGGH
- the livM gene encoding high-affinity branched-chain amino acid ABC transporter permease LivM; this encodes MAAMSLDLPRRLRDAGLAALMALFLAVPFIGLRTVADGSGLSVVTRWDGVVAAVAVVFLGRLLLGFASDALAGWRARRPARARAPASADAAGRAARIFGIVAILFALALPFMPFSSTNVMNWGLLVLTYILLATGLNVTVGLAGLLDLGFVAFYAIGAYACGILAPILGLGFLPMMVISGLVAAAFAVVLSLPILRLRGDYLAIVTLGFGEITRIVITNWQSLTGGPNGLRIPVNPSLPGLSFERRSPDGMLNFYELTGLRYSGELKLTAYYYIFLAIVLLAIWAVWKLRRLPIGRSWEALREDEIACRSLGINPTASKVSAYATGAMLGGLAGCFFAARQGFVSPESFTFIESALILAIVVLGGMGSQIGVVIAASFIVLLPEMAREFADYRMLVFGAAMILIMVWRPGGLLSTREPALRLSDKRQPPPGASPSLSTGATP